A genomic window from Streptomyces sp. NBC_01429 includes:
- a CDS encoding plasmid pRiA4b ORF-3 family protein translates to MANTRRAHPRSRTAPGNTVHRIKATLRDSRPPVWRRLEVPSAVTLQQLHHIVQAAFGWEDAHMWVFRTPKDRCRYRPSRREPAILSPTAKRLDQIAPLPDDRLHYLYDFGDGWEHSLLVEAVSRPEPGTAYPRCVTGRRACPPEDSGGTWGYAYLLDVLADPSHEEHEDRLRWLGLESADQFDPAAFDLERINAALAQCAAAAAGN, encoded by the coding sequence ATGGCGAACACCAGGCGCGCGCACCCCCGCTCCCGGACGGCACCGGGGAACACCGTCCACCGGATCAAGGCCACCCTGCGTGACTCGCGGCCCCCGGTCTGGCGTCGGCTGGAGGTGCCCTCGGCCGTCACGCTCCAGCAGCTGCACCACATCGTCCAGGCCGCCTTCGGCTGGGAGGACGCGCACATGTGGGTCTTCAGAACCCCGAAGGACCGCTGCCGCTACCGCCCCTCGCGACGTGAACCGGCGATCCTCAGCCCCACCGCGAAACGCCTGGACCAGATCGCGCCGCTCCCCGACGACCGGCTGCACTACCTCTACGACTTCGGCGACGGCTGGGAGCACAGCCTGCTCGTCGAGGCCGTCAGCCGCCCCGAGCCGGGCACCGCCTACCCCCGCTGCGTCACCGGCCGCCGCGCCTGCCCGCCCGAGGACTCCGGCGGGACCTGGGGATACGCGTATCTGCTCGACGTACTCGCCGACCCCAGCCACGAGGAGCACGAGGACCGGCTGCGCTGGCTCGGCCTCGAATCCGCCGACCAGTTCGACCCGGCCGCCTTCGACCTGGAGCGGATCAACGCCGCGCTCGCGCAGTGCGCCGCCGCCGCGGCCGGGAACTGA